Part of the Thermococcus barossii genome is shown below.
GTGGCCAGAAGGGACAAGAAAGCGGCTCTCAAGCTCGCCTACCGCGTCTACGATTTCCTCAAGGTTAGCGGATACGATGTCTGCGTGGACAGCGAGACCCACAGGCATCTGCCGGAGTTCCAGGAGGAGGACGTCTGTCCCCTCGAGGAATTTGACGTTGACTTCATAATTGTCATAGGCGGCGATGGAACGATACTAAGGGTGGAGCACAGAACCAGAAAGGACATACCCATCCTTGGAATCAACATGGGTACTCTCGGCTTCCTCACCGAGGTCGAGCCTCACGAGGCGTTCTTTGCCCTCAGCAAACTCCTCGAAGGGGACTATCACCTGGACGAGCGCATAAAGCTGAGGACGTACCTGAACGGCAGAAACATCGTTCCAGATGCCCTCAACGAGGTTGCGGTTCTGACCGGAATACCTGGCAAGATAATCCACCTCAAGTACTACATTGACGGGGGTCTTGCCGACGAGATAAGGGCCGACGGACTTATAGTCTCGACACCGACAGGTTCAACAGGCTATGCCATGAGCGTTGGCGGGCCCTTCGTCGACCCTCGGCTGGACGTGATGGTTATTGCCCCGATAGCACCGATAGCCCTCAGCTCCCGCCCGATGATAGTGCCGTCCTACAGCGAGATAGAGATTAAGAACATAGCCCTGACCAGGGAGATAATCCTTGCCATAGATGGGCAGTTTTACACCTACTTAGAGCCTGGAACAAAGATAACAGTGAAGCTCTCCCCGAGGAGGGCCAAGTTCGTGAGGTTCACCCGAGAGGTGTACCCCAAGTACACGATGAAAATCAAGAGGAAGTTCTGAGGAGTTCCTTCAGATCCTTTATGGGGGCAAACTCCCTTTTCAGCATCATGAGCTCCCTATCCCCCACGGTCGACTTGCCCATAAGAAGGAGCACAGTCGAACCGGCCTCCACGGCGTAGTCCCTGAGCGTCGAGAGAAAGCGGAACACCGAATGGAAGTCGTTGTAGAGTATCAGAATCTCAAGACAGTCAATGATAACCAGCCTTCCACCGCCCTGGAAGAACTTCACTGCACTGTCCAGGATTACGTGGAGCTTCGTGGGACCGACGCCACTCTCACTTGCCTGGGTTATCCAGAGGGTCTGAACGCGCTCACAGAACTCCTTGTACTTCCAGGGGCTTCTGGTCACTATTAGGGCAGGAACCTCACATCTCCCAAGAAACTCAAAGACCTCATCGGGTTCACCGAGGTACAGAAAGCCTCCAGGTGGGAGGTTTCCACCATTTATCTCGCCGGACGGAAGGGGGAATATCCTCCGCTCGACACTTCGGATGTAGTTGATGAGGCCGTAGGTTATCCCAACTATAGAGAAGAAGTAGAGAGCTCCCTCCAGCGGTGTAACGGATTCTGGATTGACAGCAAAGTCATCAAACACATCAATAAGCCGCCCAATGGATGCCAACAGGAGGGAAAAAGCCGTAACAACCAGAAAACGGTTCAGAGGCTCTTCGTAGCGGTTGATCCGCCTGAGGGCATAGAATGCCGCATAGCCTATAACCAGCAGGAGGATAACGTCGGAGACAAAGACCAACGGAGGTACCCTCAGTCCCATACAACCTCCACCTCATCGGTTCTGAACTTCTGCTTGACAACTGTGTCATTGAGCGAGAAGCGCACCCCGCCGAGATACATTCTGAGCCCCGTGTAGGCTATCATCGCCCCGTTATCTCTGCACAGGTCATAGGGCGGGACGAAGAAGCTAACCCCCCTGTCCTCGGCCATTATCCTGAGCATCTCGCGGAGGCGATTGTTAGCCGCGACGCCACCGACGAGCACTACCTCATCCTTGCCCGTATGAGCCAGGGCCCTCTCGGTAACCTCAACCAGGGCCGCAAAAGCCGTCTCCTGGAAGGAGTAGGCCAGGTCCTCGACGCGGTATTTACCCGTCCTGTACTTTCTCACGGCCTCGGTGAGGATTCCGGAGAAGCTCAGGTCCATTCCCTTCACAGCGTAAGGGAGCTCGATGTAGCGCTCGCCCTTCAATGCGAGCCTCTCTATCCTCGGTCCTCCGGGGAAGCCTATGCCAAGCTCCCTAGCGAAGGTGTCTATCGCGTTGCCGATGCCTATGTCGAGGGTCTCGCCGAAGACGCGGTAGCGGCCGCCTTCCAAAGCCAGAACCTGCGTGTTGCCCCCGCTGACATACAGTCCAACGGGGTCTTTAATCCCGAACATCTTGGTTATCTCGACATGGGCTATGCAGTGGTTCACTCCTATTATGGGCTTCCCATATTTTATCGCCAGCGCCCTCGCGGCGGTCGCAACGACGCGAAGACAGGGCCCAAGCCCCGGTCCCTGGGAGAAGGCTATCACATCGACGTCCTCCATCGTTATTCCTGCCTCGCCAAGGGCCTTCCTGAGGAGGGGCTTGAGGAGTTTCGAATGATGTTCGGCGGCCTCCTTCGGGTGGATTCCGCCCTTCTCTGTGGTGAGAGTGTGGAATACGTTGGCGAGAACCTTCTCCTCGGTAACTATGCCTACTCCGAGAGTGTGGGCCGTACCCTCTATGCCTAACGCTATCATCGTTGAAGGCTCTGAAATTGGATATAAAAAGGTTGCCGGCTACGAGCCCGGCCTGTACAACCGTTTCTCAAAGGTCACGAAGTCCGTCCACGAAGCATGGGCAAGGAATCCAGCCCCGATTCTGGGACTGTCCCCGCTGAAGGCGTCTTCCCGGTAAGAGCTGGCCACCACCTCTCCCACGAACCAGGTGTGGTCCCCGTAGGTTCTCTCGTCCACGACCCTGCACTCAATATTGGCGAGGGCACCTTTTATGCCCGGTGTCTCAACGGCCTTTGATGGTACGAACTCAATGGACGTCTTCCTCAGCTTTTCAGGGCCGTGTTTCGTGCCGACCACCCAGACATCGTTGAGCATGTCCAAGCCAGGAACGCTCACCACGAACTCGCGATGCTCCCTGATCAGCTTCCAGGTGTACCTCTCAGGCGCTATCGCCACACCCACCATGAAGGGCTTGGCCGAAACGATGGTAACCCAATCGGCGGCCATGACGTTCGTCCCCCTGCCCCTACCAGCCACCACAAGGTACGTCCTCATAGGATAGAGAAGCCTGTAGGGCTTCATGACACCACCAAAAATGAATCAGACTTCAGGTTATAAAAGTGTAGAGTTCAGCGCCTTGCGAGCCAGGCAATGGCTTTGGCCGCGCGCTCTGGCGTGGGGAAGTTCTTTACGCCGTGCTCCTCAAGGAGCTTTACGCCTTCCCTGACCAGCTCGCCGGCCATGAAGTTGACCACAACAGGCTTGTTGCACTCGGCGTCGATGACGGCTTTGGCTATCTCCTCGCTCGGTATGAAAATCGGCGGTACACAGATGACGAGGATGGAATCGACGTTCTTGTCTTTGCAGGCGATCTCGATGGTTCTCTTGTAGCGCTCGTAGTCGGCGTCGGCTATGAGGTCTATCGGGTTCCTCACGGAGCACTGGGGCGGGAGGAAGGAGCGAAGCTCCTCGACGGTCTCATCGCTCAGCTCTGCAATCTGGAGGCCAAGCCTCTCAAGCTTGTCCGTTGCCAGAACGCCCGGTCCGCCGGAGTTGGTTATAACGGCCACCCGCTTTCCGGCCGTTGAATACATCTCGAAGGCCTTTGCGGCGTCGAAGAGTTCCTCCATCTCCTCGACCTCTATGGCTCCCGCCTGCTTGAAGGCCGCGCGGTAGATTTCATAGGAGCCGGCCAGAGAGCCGGTGTGGGAAGCGGCCGCCCTGGCACCGCCAGCGCTCTTCCCTGCCTTGAGGATTATCACCGGCTTTTTGGATGCAGCGTAGCGGAGGGCTTTGAGGAAGCGCCTCCCGTCCTTAACCCCCTCGATGTAAAGAGCGATGACCTTCGTGTTCTCATCGTCGGCGAAGTACTCCAGGAAGTCGCTCTCGTTTAAATCGGTGGCGTTTCCGTAGGAAACGAAGGCAGAGAAGCCTATCCCCTCGTCGTTGCCCATAGCTAAAGCTGCCCCCCCAAAGGCCCCACTCTGGCTGATGAGAGCCAATCCCCCCAACTTGACCCGAACCTCGAAGGAGCCGAAGAACTTCCCGTGGACGCCGAAGATCCCGGCGCAGTTTGGACCTATCAGGCGAACGCCGTGCTTCCGGGCTTTCTCAACCAGCCTGCGTTCCAGCTCTTCGTTCCCAACCTCGGAGAAGCCGGCGCTTATCACCACAGCGCCCTTGATGAGGGGCCCAATCTCGTCGATGAGATCCGGCACTATCTTGGCCGGAACCACAATTATGGCGGTATCAACCGGCTCATCGAGCCTCTCACGGATCTGGAAGGTTCTCCCTGCGACCTCAACGGTTCCACCCTTCGGGTTGACAGGTACTATCCTCCCTTCAAAGCCACCCTCAACGATGTTCCTCAGGATTTCGTAGGCTATGGCCCCCTTCCTGAAAGAGCCGAACACCGCAACGCTGGATGGATAAAAGAAAAAATCCATTCACTCACCTCCGTTCTCCGCCTCCTTGAGGGATTCTTCTCCTTCAGATTCAGCGGGATGTTTCTCCTCGGATCCTTCAGGGCCAACCTCGGTTTCTTTTGTTTCCTCTCCGGCCTTCTTTCTTCTCATCAACATGAAGACCGCCATCACGACAAGAACGGCCGCGATTCCGTAGGCGTATAGCCTGTAGGTTGACTTCTTCTCAGTCACCGTAATTATGAGGGTGTAGTCAGGGGCAACAACGTAGCTACCACCCTGAACCGAGATGCTGTCAAAGGCACCGGGAAGCTTTACCATGGCCTTCCATATCCTCTCGGAGGACGTCTCCTTGTAGGCGACCTCTGGCCTGGCCACGCCTATAACCACCAAGGAGCCATTTTCCTGACGGGTATCGATGCTCATTATGTTCATCGTTGCCCTGAAGCTCTTGAGGAGTTGGCTGATTATTACAGGGGTTGCGTTGGCTCCGGTGAAGGTTGCGTTGAACTGGACGTAGCCCTCGTGGGGATCGTACCGGAGGGATATCTCCTTTCTAGTGGCGTTGAGAAATCTCACATAGGAGTACAGCTGAGTGTAGAGCTCTATCAGGGGTATAAAGTCCCCGTTGTTCCACACGGCAACGTTCTCGCTCAGGTCATCGGGGACCGGTGCCAGATTGGCTATTTCATAATCCTTCGGAAGGATCAAAGTGAGCCTGTCCCAGGTGTAGTCAAAGACGTGTCCTCTGTATACGAAGTCCAGAGAACCGGCCACGGGACATCTAAGCTTTTTCCCGTCGCTGACCAAGAAGTTCGTAACCGCAAAAGTCACAACGGCAGACCAGTTATCGAGGACCTTAACCGGCCCCCCCGACGGGAGGTATATGGTGCTGCTTATGTTGGCCCCTTCGTACCTCCTTTCGAGGTTGTTCTTCATGTTGTCGTAGATAAGCTCCTTCACAAAGCTCTTAAACTCATCGTTGGCGGCTGTTGTGTTGTTGGAGGCCAGATAGTCAAAGTACGCCCTTTGGTGTGGATCCGTGAGAACAACGTATATCTTAAAAGTCCCAAGCCACGTTGATGTATTCTCTATGACCACGGGGGCAACTTTGATCGTCATGTCTATCTTGAAGACCGGCTGGGCGTTATTGGCAGCTCCGACCTCCCCAAGGAGAGGAGTGATGAGGATAACTATGAGCATAAGCGTCACGAATCGCCTCATTAAATCACCTCCACGGAAATCTTCCATCGGCGATAAAAAAGCTTATTGGTTCGGCCGCCTAAGTTCCCGCCATGGGGAAAAGATACCGGAAAGTGGTCGTCGGCGGAACCTTCGACAGGCTTCACCTCGGGCACAAGGCATTGCTTAGGAAGGCCTTCGAGGTGGGGGAGTACGTTTACGTCGGCCTCACCTCTGACGAGATGATAAGGGACAAGCCCTACGCGGATAAAATCCTCCCCTACGAGCTCCGACTCAGGGACCTGCTAAAGTTCTTCGAGGTTAACGGCTACTCCAACTACCGCGTTATCAAGATACAGACTGCGATAGGCTTCGCCGATAAGATGAAAAGCCTGGAGGCAATAGTGGTCAGCGAGGAGACCTACAAGGGTGCACTCATAGTGAACCGCGCCCGGGAGGAGAACGGGCTAAGGCCGCTTGAGATAGTCACCATAGGCCTCGTGAAAAGTTCCCTTGGCCCCAAAATCAGCTCATCCCTCATACGGGCCGGCCTGATAGATCCATTCGGGAGGCCACTCTCCAGTGGAAACGGGACTCCTGAGGGAAAGGCGTTTAAGGAACAAAAACGTAACACCTACGGTGATACCAATGCCCAAGCTGAAGGAACCGATTATAGCGATAAACTTCAAGACCTACGCCCAGGCAACCGGTGAAGGGGCTTTAAGGATAGCCAAGGCGGCAGAGAAGGTGTGGAGGGAAACCGGTATAACCATCGTTGTTGCCCCGCAGCTGGCCGATCTCTATAGAATAGCCCAAGAGGTCGAGATTCCGGTCTTTGCCCAGCACATCGACCCGATAAAGCCCGGAAGCCACACCGGCCACGTTCTGCCGGAGGCCGTGAAGGAAGCCGGAGCGGTGGGAACGCTCCTCAACCACTCAGAGAACAGAATGGTTCTGGCGGATCTTGAGGCGGCCATAAGGCGCGCCGAGGAAGTCGGGCTTATGACGATGGTCTGCTCCAACAATCCAGCCGTTTCGGCGGCAGTTGCCGCCCTCGGCCCGGACTACGTGGCGGTGGAGCCGCCTGAACTGATAGGAACTGGCATTCCGGTCAGCAAGGCGAAGCCGGAAGTCATAACCAACACAGTCGAGCTGGTCAAGAGGGTCAACCCGGACGTCAAGGTCTTAACAGGAGCAGGAATAAGCACCGGCGAGGACGTTAAGAAGGCGTTGGAGCTCGGAAGCGTTGGCGTTCTCCTTGCGAGCGGCGTGACGAAGGCAAAAGACCCGGAGAAGGCGATAAGGGATCTGGTGTCTCTGATTCTCTGAGCCTTCCCCTTTAGTTCTTAAGTACCCCATTGAAACACTCAGTTGATATTTCATTGTTTAGATGTCCTCTAACTATGTGTAAGAATCAAGCGTTATTGCTTGGATTTTAAGATAATAAGGCTCTCAGTTTCGATTCCATTAGGAACTAAGTTATTACGGTTCTTAAAGAGCTTTCTAGCTTTAATAGTATCCACATAAGTTATTTCATGTCTGAAACCGAGATTCTCAAGATGTTCAATGAATATTTCATCATAAGGAGGTTTTATTCCAGCAAAGCTTGCATTACCAACAAAAATTCCCATGTAATCACTTACGTTATCCCCAAGTCTCTCAAAAACACCAAGAACTGATGCAAAATACTTGTCATATACCTTAACAAGATCGGGCCTTATTCTTTCGATATGTTCCCGATATAGTTCATACGTCTCGGATTGGATATCGATAGGAGGAATAGTATTTTCAGGCCGATATGGTATTTCGAGTTTACTAAGCTGTCTAATCTGTTCGTCATCATACCCTAGCCATGCAAGCTCTAACTTAAATGAGCGAATATATTCATGAGCCATCCCATAGGGAGGTGATGTTAATATCGAGCTAACTTGCTCTTTAAGCTTATAATTTACAACATCCACATAGTCGCGTCCATCATTTATCTTACACTGTCCCCCACTATAAAGATCCATAAAATCAATGCTTGCTTTGTGAATATTCATGAGGGTTTTCTTAAAGAAGTCCAGAATAAACTGCTCGTAATTCGTAGTTCTTTCGAGAATTTTGTTAATCCAAGCTCTCTTTATCTTTGAGCGGAAAGTCTTTGGAATTTGATCGTCGGTTAAAGAAAACTTCCTCGATGTCTTAAAAAGCGCGATAAGAACTAATGGATGTGGATTCTCATTATATATCCACCACATTTTCCTGAGTATCCCAAGAAATTCTTGGGGGTACCACTCATCTATACGACTCCACCGTGGCTGAAATTCTTCTGCATTATCCAACTCCTCGTAGATGCGTATATTAGGGAATTCATCCTCGAAACGTTCTTTAGGGAGATAAATCTTTGCCTTTATTATATGAGGGGATACTGGGTTTATATCAAGACATATCGCATTCCTGTTTGTCATAAGGGCTTCGACACATACAGTCCCAGAGCCTCCAAAAGGATCTAATATCCAATCACCCTCTTTTGTATATTCGTCGATAAAAAATCGAACAACATGAGGAATAAATCTTGACGGGTAATAGTATATGCCATGTGAAGCATAAGTTGTTTTCCACGGATACTTATCTCTAAAGCTAATTGGGACTTTTTTGATAGTATGGATTCGAGCTAGAGTTTCTTTTAGGGTCTGAACGATAGTACTCCCCCCTAATTTAGGTTCGATTGTTGAGGTTTTTAAATCTTTTAGTCAAGAGTTGTCCTTAAGAGCTTAGAGAGGCAGTAACTCTTTAATAGTCATTAGTAAGTAATATGTCAAAGGTGATAAAAGATGACCGATACTCACTCACAACTAAGAACAGTTTATCACAAAATTATAAAGGCCGAAGTCGATAAGTACAACAACATCAAGAGCCTCAAGAACCTCTTCCTTGAAAGAGAGGAAATCGAAAATGTCGCTGGCAATCAGGATATTCTAAATGAGCTTATAAAAAGAGGTTATATTCTAGAGTTCACAGTCGATGGCCGGAAACTCTACCGCTCACTCCACATGGACATAGCCTCAAGGGCAGCCTACGGTGTTAAGCCCTACCGGGGTGCGAGCGGAAGGGTAATGGAAAAAGACATTATGTACAAAGAAGAACCTATACTACCAAGAGATTACGTGAAGTTTCTAGACAATGCCAATGAACAATACAAAGAGTTAAGGAAGAAAGTTAAGGATATCCTGAAGGAAGAGAAGCTCGTTGAAGCCTTTTTCAAAGGACTCCACGATTCTGGCATAAGAGGTCTCACCGCCTACCAATTCGAGAGCATAATGAAAATACTAACGTCAGATAAAAGGTTCTTCCTCGTCTCAGCACCCACTGGTTTCGGCAAGACCTATGTCTACCTCCTTGTCGTCCTAATAGACGTACTAAAGCAGGTTTCGGGGAACAAGAAAGGTGTCAAGGCAGTTCTCTTTTATCCCAGAAAGTCCCTAGAAGCAGACCAGATGTCAGACATTATCAAAGTTCTCGACAACGTGAACAGATATCTCGACAAGAAGATAAGGGTTGGGATATATGATGGGAGCACACCAGAAGACACAAAAGATATCACTGAAAGACAGGAATTCCGGGGAATTGCTCTTAACATCCCTGGAAAACTCGAAAGGCTCTACCTCAGCTCAGAGGGCGGAAAAGTCATCGTTGAGTCTGATTCAGGTAGAAAGTTTGATTGGATACTATCTACAAAAAAGGATATGCGGGAGAACCCACCCGATGTACTTATCACCAACCTCTGGAGCTATGCCCACGCCCTCACAAACCCAAAAAGGTGGGAAAAGAAGTACATAAACCCTGAAACCGCTTGGTTCGTCTTCGACGAGGTTCACGTTTATCGGGAGAATATGGCTGGCGTCCTGCGCTACCTGCTCAAGATGCTCTCGACTGACGTGAGCCAAAACGCAAAGTTCATACTTTCCTCGGCTACTATACCAAAGAGCAGAGAGTTCCTAAGGGATCTTGGAGTAAACGGTTATTTGGACTTAACTTTCAGGAAGGAAGAATACAACAAGTACGCGAACGGCACTAAGCTCAACCTCTATCTCATGCTAGCCCTGAGACCAGACTCCTCTTGGGAAACCTTTGCTCACGAGCTAGGCCTCTTCCTAGGAGCGATAGGGACACTAAGAGGCAACTCACCTCAGTCGATAATCTTCGTTGATTCGATCAGGGAGATAGAGCGCATAAGAAACCAGCTCGAAGTCGCATCGAGAAGGGGAAAGATAAGGAGTCACTTCTTTAACAATAATGGTACGCAGGTTGAAGAGATCGATCCATACAGCCTGGTTCCCTATGCAAAGGGCGCTTTATCACCTTCGAACATCGATATCCTCGAGAATAAAGTCCTTGAAAACATTGACTACCACTACGCGGACAGAGCTGACAGACACAGGGTAGAAGAAAGGCTCAAGAACGGGAATGTTAGTGTCGTCTATGCGACTTCAACTCTCGAGCTCGGTGTCAACTACAATAAGGTCTCAGTTGTCGTTAACCTTGGAATCCCCCGCTCTGTGGAAAGCATCGTTCAGAGAATGGGCAGGGCGGGGAGAGATTTAGAAAGCACTCTCAATACCGCCCTCGGCATAGTGATTGTCCGGCCAACACCTATGGAGTACTACTACGCCTACAAAGGACTTGACTATATCATAAACTTCGAAAATAGCAAAGGCATTCCCATCTCCTATAACAATCATTTTGCCATCCTCTTTTCAGCCCTGCTGCGCACCATGCTCCTTGGAGCCAAAAGCGGCAGAGGATACTATGTCAGGAACCCAAAATTCGAGGAAGTTCTTGAGCTCGCAATGAGGATATGGGAAGAATATATCCAAAACAGAGACGAGATACTCAAGGGACTTGAGCTACCTGTTGACTCCAAAATGCAGATAGAAGAACTTATAGGAAACCTTATGGAGACTCTCAACAAACTTCCAGTCAAAAGTGTGGAGTCAAGGTGCCTAGCTAGCAAGAGACTCTCAGAGCTCTTGGAGGGAATTTCCCGTACCCATGAAAAGATTGAAAACTTAGAAGAGCTCCTTGATGAGTTGGAGAGACTCATCTGGAGAGTAATAGAAGAAAACCCGGAGTTAGATAACAGTAAGGTCTACAAAGAAACTATCGATAAGTTCTGGAGGACCCTTGAAGAAGCAAGAAAAACTATCAATGAGTGGAAGAAACTCCAAAAGGAAATAGACGAGGAGAGGGTTGACCTCATAAGGGCGTCGGAAAAGGCGAACGAGCTGCTAACGGAACGTCTTGAACATCTCCTCATCAAGCTAAGAAACCGTGCCAACGAATTACGCAAAGCCGCAGAGAATCTAAAAGGAAGAAACTATGAGAGAGTTAAGAAACTCAAAGAGCGGAGATCTGAACTGGACGAACTAAAGGAGTATCTCAACAAGCTCAGACGAGAACGGATAGAAAAGGTTCTCGATGAACTGAGCGGAACTCAGGAGCAGCCCATAGCACCATTTGTCTGCGAGACAATAAAGTATCTACGAGATCTCGCCGCAGATTCAGACGTCGTTAATGGCCTCAATGTTGTAGAGGTTCTTCTGGGCATAAAGTTCCTTGGGAATGAGTTCCTTGATAAGAAGGTCAATACCGGAATCTGGATTCCAGAAGAGCTTAGAACAGGCCACGACGGGAGGCTTAAGTACAAGTACAAGAACCTGAAGGAATACTCGTTTTCTTCGGTGGTTTATAGGGTACCCCCCTTCGAGCTAGGTACAATACCCTGGGAATCCCCAGAACAGAAGGAAATAACCGACATTATCGGCGGAAGATATGCGTGGCTACTCTATCCTGAGGATGGTATCAGAATAATCAGCAGCAAGAGGGACAAATACCTTGAGAGTATAATGAAAACATACCGCTTAGGAGCAGGAACCTCAGAGCACTTCGGCAGCTTTTACGACGTGAGCAGGATAGACTTCATAGACTTGCTCACCTTAAGTTCCCCAGTACTCATCAAGATTACTATCCCGGACGAGAGAAAGGAGCTATACATAAAGTACGGCTCGTGGAAAGTAAGGGATGTCAAGTCCATAAACGAGCTCGTCAGGTCACTCCACAGAGAGGAGAACAACACTAAGAAACAAGGCCTCAAGAAGAGAGTGATAACGGGGCTAAACAACCTCAAGACTCTTTATTCTCAGAAACAACCAAATGATGGTGCCGGAATAAAGTTCAACTATATTCGCTACTGCGAGTTGGGGAGAGTCATTTCGACCGATCCCTTCGACTTTGACTGTCCGGTAAGAAGGCTAAAAAAGTATGAGGAGAGGTGTCCCTACGAGAGTGTAGACAATAATGGCAAGTGCCGCTACTGGATAACCAACAAGAGAAGAACTTTCCCGAAGGTCTATCTTAAAAGGCACGTAAAGCTTCCGAAGACGCTTGAGAACCGGATCAGCTCAATGCTAAGTGGAGTTGTCTCAATGATCCCAGTACCATACTACGAGCTCTCAGAGACTCCAGCACACTTTATCTACGACACTGTCTCCATCTACGTACCGATCAGTCCAATTGAGTCCGTAGAGAGAAGTTTTAGGGTGTATCCAATAGGCTACGACGCTATCACCTCAATGATAGCCCTTAGCTTTAACCCCAAGTTCTTAGAGACTATAATTCGCTGGATCTACGCGAACGACCAAGAGACACTGGAAGTTATGGCCTACAAGTACTACATCTATAGGGTCGTCAAGCAAAAAGGCCTATTCGGCATCGACGTATCATCTCTTGGAGACATCAAAGACATGAAGGAGAAACTCAAAAAGGTTAAGTGGTGGGACTTCAATGAAAACAGGGAAGAAATCGGGAAGTTCCTCCAGTTCTCACTTAAAGTCCTACTCCACTCGCTCGCCCACAGGTTCATCGTTTATCTCACCAACACATACGGCTTCGACGAGAGTAAACTTACTTACTCAATAAATGAGAACGAGGGAAGGGTCTACATCGTCGAGAACTCAAAGAATGATGGTATCGGCATAGTAGAGACCTTCTCAAGCGAGATAAGGACACGTGGCGAAGCCATAGTCTTCGTTGAATTCCTACGGGACATGGTCAAGTTCTTCAAGAGACACGACGAGAGAGTTAGGAGAGAGATGCTGACTTTCTCAATCGAAGCAGAGAAAGAGATACTCAGTAGTCCAGAGAGTCAGGAGCTCTTGAGAAAAGTCGAAGAAAAGCTCAACAAGGAACTGAAAGATAACGAGATAGACCCCAAGAAGATGGACTACATAACATATAGGTTCCTGCTCAAGGATGTCCTCAACGAGCGAGAAGGGGAGCTCATAGGGAACGTGCTCGATTACACCCAAACTCCCCACATATGCTACGATGGATGCAACCTCTGTCTCTACTTCGGCAGGGACTGTACTGAGGCGACCACGCAGCAGTATACCCTCTCCAAGCGCCTTCTCGTTAGGTTTGCCGAGGCTATCCTTGGAGGATGCATAACGTTTGACACCATAAGGGGATTCGAACATCTCCTGAAGGGTTTCACCGAAGGGGCGAAGACTGTCTACATGAACGTCGCCTTTGTGGATGATGAAGGAATCAGGCTCCTGAAGGAAATCCAGTCAAGCGGCGCCAAGGTTAGGATAAACACCAGAGGTAATGATAGGAAACCACAGATAATCAAGGAGCTGAAGAAAGAGCTCGGAAGTGAGAACGTGAAGAAAATCGAAGTGCCTGACCACAAGAAGGTTTATCAGATTGAATATAAAGGGGGCATAATACAGAGCCTAATAATATCCGGCTCACCAAACCTCCTACGGAGCAGCCTCAGGGAGAACAGGGAGAACGTGACAATAGTATTCCACGTAGGGGGATGAAAAGGAATGAAATTGCCAAAGGCCCAGCTCTTGACTGTTCCGCTCGTTTTTCCATTTACACTCTTTGAGAAGCTTAAGACAGTGGTTTTAAGGAAGGGCAAGATTCCAAAGCCCATAGTTACTGGACTGAACTCCTACTTCGTCTATCTGCCAGAAATAAGCGTCGGACTCGCTCTTGACGTCAAGTCAGAGAATCTAAACAGAAAACTGTTCAATTATTTTGTCAACTACTCTGGACTAAGGTACGCTAGAGATTCCGAAAACATCTCCCTTATGAAGATGATTCCTCACCATTATAACCAGAACGAACACAGGATAGTCAGCTACGGTGTGCTTGACTTTGTTAACATCCCAAGAAAGGAGTATATTCGCTTCTTTAATGTCCTCTACGAAGACATGGCAATGTCCCC
Proteins encoded:
- a CDS encoding bifunctional N(6)-L-threonylcarbamoyladenine synthase/serine/threonine protein kinase; the protein is MIALGIEGTAHTLGVGIVTEEKVLANVFHTLTTEKGGIHPKEAAEHHSKLLKPLLRKALGEAGITMEDVDVIAFSQGPGLGPCLRVVATAARALAIKYGKPIIGVNHCIAHVEITKMFGIKDPVGLYVSGGNTQVLALEGGRYRVFGETLDIGIGNAIDTFARELGIGFPGGPRIERLALKGERYIELPYAVKGMDLSFSGILTEAVRKYRTGKYRVEDLAYSFQETAFAALVEVTERALAHTGKDEVVLVGGVAANNRLREMLRIMAEDRGVSFFVPPYDLCRDNGAMIAYTGLRMYLGGVRFSLNDTVVKQKFRTDEVEVVWD
- a CDS encoding flavin reductase family protein, which produces MKPYRLLYPMRTYLVVAGRGRGTNVMAADWVTIVSAKPFMVGVAIAPERYTWKLIREHREFVVSVPGLDMLNDVWVVGTKHGPEKLRKTSIEFVPSKAVETPGIKGALANIECRVVDERTYGDHTWFVGEVVASSYREDAFSGDSPRIGAGFLAHASWTDFVTFEKRLYRPGS
- the tpiA gene encoding triose-phosphate isomerase; protein product: MPKLKEPIIAINFKTYAQATGEGALRIAKAAEKVWRETGITIVVAPQLADLYRIAQEVEIPVFAQHIDPIKPGSHTGHVLPEAVKEAGAVGTLLNHSENRMVLADLEAAIRRAEEVGLMTMVCSNNPAVSAAVAALGPDYVAVEPPELIGTGIPVSKAKPEVITNTVELVKRVNPDVKVLTGAGISTGEDVKKALELGSVGVLLASGVTKAKDPEKAIRDLVSLIL
- a CDS encoding acetate--CoA ligase family protein, which produces MDFFFYPSSVAVFGSFRKGAIAYEILRNIVEGGFEGRIVPVNPKGGTVEVAGRTFQIRERLDEPVDTAIIVVPAKIVPDLIDEIGPLIKGAVVISAGFSEVGNEELERRLVEKARKHGVRLIGPNCAGIFGVHGKFFGSFEVRVKLGGLALISQSGAFGGAALAMGNDEGIGFSAFVSYGNATDLNESDFLEYFADDENTKVIALYIEGVKDGRRFLKALRYAASKKPVIILKAGKSAGGARAAASHTGSLAGSYEIYRAAFKQAGAIEVEEMEELFDAAKAFEMYSTAGKRVAVITNSGGPGVLATDKLERLGLQIAELSDETVEELRSFLPPQCSVRNPIDLIADADYERYKRTIEIACKDKNVDSILVICVPPIFIPSEEIAKAVIDAECNKPVVVNFMAGELVREGVKLLEEHGVKNFPTPERAAKAIAWLARR
- a CDS encoding DUF835 domain-containing protein → MGLRVPPLVFVSDVILLLVIGYAAFYALRRINRYEEPLNRFLVVTAFSLLLASIGRLIDVFDDFAVNPESVTPLEGALYFFSIVGITYGLINYIRSVERRIFPLPSGEINGGNLPPGGFLYLGEPDEVFEFLGRCEVPALIVTRSPWKYKEFCERVQTLWITQASESGVGPTKLHVILDSAVKFFQGGGRLVIIDCLEILILYNDFHSVFRFLSTLRDYAVEAGSTVLLLMGKSTVGDRELMMLKREFAPIKDLKELLRTSS
- a CDS encoding NAD(+) kinase, with product MKFGIVARRDKKAALKLAYRVYDFLKVSGYDVCVDSETHRHLPEFQEEDVCPLEEFDVDFIIVIGGDGTILRVEHRTRKDIPILGINMGTLGFLTEVEPHEAFFALSKLLEGDYHLDERIKLRTYLNGRNIVPDALNEVAVLTGIPGKIIHLKYYIDGGLADEIRADGLIVSTPTGSTGYAMSVGGPFVDPRLDVMVIAPIAPIALSSRPMIVPSYSEIEIKNIALTREIILAIDGQFYTYLEPGTKITVKLSPRRAKFVRFTREVYPKYTMKIKRKF